The Desulfovibrio sp. genome includes a region encoding these proteins:
- a CDS encoding DmsC/YnfH family molybdoenzyme membrane anchor subunit, producing MHYEFPLVFFTVLTQLAVGMAVFAAFGMLRPAAGAVTSAPRQAAGLSPLGGKEWYVVAGAALLGLAASMLHLAQPWRAATALTNMGGSWLSREGLVFGLFAALACLCCFKPSRLLCVVTAVAGLAGIIMQGMTYAVISMPAISNGVPMLLFALTSLSLGAAFAQNRVGVLRVFLGMLMAVLLIVPCVWASGGAIMQATAQAWLASPLFWGGLALLGAAFGLTYAARQRACALGLLVLCAVLLSRIVFFKDTIHTATGLGLPY from the coding sequence ATGCATTACGAATTCCCTCTTGTCTTCTTTACGGTGCTTACCCAGCTTGCCGTGGGCATGGCCGTATTTGCGGCTTTTGGAATGCTGCGTCCGGCTGCCGGGGCCGTAACCTCGGCCCCTAGACAGGCCGCAGGGCTTAGCCCCCTTGGCGGCAAGGAATGGTACGTTGTGGCCGGGGCCGCCCTGCTTGGGCTGGCGGCTTCCATGCTGCATCTGGCCCAGCCCTGGCGCGCCGCAACGGCGCTCACCAACATGGGCGGCTCCTGGCTCAGCAGGGAAGGGCTGGTATTCGGCCTGTTCGCCGCGCTGGCCTGCCTTTGCTGCTTCAAACCTTCGCGCCTGCTGTGTGTAGTCACTGCCGTGGCGGGGCTTGCGGGCATCATCATGCAGGGTATGACCTATGCCGTCATTTCCATGCCTGCCATCAGCAACGGCGTGCCCATGCTGCTCTTCGCCCTTACCAGCCTTTCGCTGGGCGCGGCCTTTGCGCAAAACCGGGTTGGGGTGCTGCGGGTGTTTCTGGGCATGCTCATGGCGGTGCTGCTGATTGTGCCCTGCGTGTGGGCCTCCGGCGGTGCGATCATGCAGGCCACGGCCCAGGCATGGCTGGCTTCGCCCCTGTTCTGGGGCGGGCTGGCGCTGCTGGGCGCGGCCTTTGGCCTGACCTACGCGGCGCGGCAACGCGCCTGCGCGCTTGGCCTGCTGGTGCTCTGCGCCGTGCTGCTCAGCCGCATTGTCTTTTTCAAGGATACCATCCACACCGCTACAGGCCTTGGCTTGCCCTACTAA
- a CDS encoding 4Fe-4S dicluster domain-containing protein yields the protein MSKRRAFLMDMDKCIGCRSCAMACKNFNQLEPDMVWRQVYPLDEAIYPHHDRAFLSLACNHCEHPACMDACPTSSYEKRPDGVVVHHKETCIGCTNCIRSCPYGAPRFNKAEKHAEKCSMCHERLDAGLLPACVQGCPTGALELVDLEQFDDTNAVQNPAGYPAMPRLNPSTRFILPRMPRQVRG from the coding sequence ATGAGTAAAAGACGCGCGTTCTTGATGGATATGGATAAGTGCATTGGCTGCCGCTCTTGCGCCATGGCCTGCAAAAACTTCAACCAGCTGGAGCCGGACATGGTCTGGCGGCAGGTGTATCCGCTGGACGAGGCCATTTATCCGCACCACGACAGGGCCTTTCTTTCGCTGGCGTGCAACCATTGCGAGCATCCCGCCTGTATGGATGCCTGCCCGACGTCTTCGTACGAAAAGCGGCCTGACGGCGTGGTCGTGCACCACAAGGAAACCTGCATCGGCTGCACCAACTGCATCCGTTCCTGCCCTTACGGCGCGCCGCGCTTCAACAAGGCGGAAAAGCATGCGGAAAAATGCAGCATGTGCCATGAGCGCCTCGATGCCGGACTGTTGCCCGCCTGCGTGCAGGGTTGCCCCACTGGCGCGCTGGAGCTTGTGGATCTGGAGCAGTTTGACGATACCAACGCCGTGCAGAATCCGGCTGGCTATCCCGCCATGCCGCGCCTTAATCCTTCCACCCGGTTTATCCTGCCCAGGATGCCGCGTCAGGTCAGGGGGTAA